The Actinomycetota bacterium region CACGGTGACGCCGGACCGTTCCAACCGGGCGTCCCACGGGGATGGCTCCTCCGTGAACGCGAGGGCCAGGGCTACCTCCCCCTCCGCCGTGTGCGTGCGCTGGATGCGCAGGGCGGCGTCACGCGGCGCGCCGACCTGCTCACGGATCGAGACTATGACCGCGGCAGCGGCCTCGGTGACCTGCATGGCTCCTCCTTCTCGCGCCCGATGTCCCCTTACACGGCGCAGAGGGGTCTCAAACGTTCCCGGTGTCCACAGCCTGTGGAGACTTTGTGAACGATTTCACAGGCATGGACGGATTTAGCCAACGCCGATAGGATTTACTAGGACACGGCAAGAGAGGACACGGCTCCCATGGCGAAGACCCCCCTTGAGATAGACCCCCAGGGCTCCTACGAGCAGCGTTGGGGCTGGCACGACCCAGAGAACTACGTCTTCAAGCCCTCGAAGGGGATCGACCAGACGAAGGTCGAGGAGATCTCCTTCATGAAGTCCGAGCCGAAGTGGATGCGCGACTTCAGGCTGAAGTCCTTCGAGCGATACGTCCGTCGGCCGATGCCGAACTGGGGAGCCGATCTGTCCGGCATCGACTTCGACGACATCTACTACTTCCTCCGCGCGACCGACAAGCCCGGCCGCACGTGGGACGAGGTGCCGGCCGATATCAAGAACACGTTCGACCGCCTGGGGATCCCCGAAGCCGAGCGCGAGTACCTGGCCGGTGTCTCGGCCCAGTACGAGAGCGAGAGCGTCTACCACTCCGTGCAGGAGTCGCTGACGAAGCAGGGCGTCATCTTCATGGACATGGACTCGGCCATCCGCGAGGTGCCGGAGCTCGTCCAGAGGTACTGGGCCACGGTGATCCCTCCGAACGACAACAAGCTCGCCGCCCTCAACTCGGCCGTGTGGTCCGGCGGCTCCTTCATCTACGTCCCCCCGGGCGTGAAGGTCGACGTGCCGCTGCAGGCCTACTTCCGCATCAACGCGGAGAACATGGGCCAGTTCGAGCGCACGCTGATCATCGCCGACGAGGGCTCGTACGTTCACTACGTGGAGGGATGCACGGCGCCTGCCTACACGTCCGCGTCGCTGCACTCGGCCGTGGTCGAGCTGATCGCGCTGCCCCACTCCCGGATCCGCTACACCACGATCCAGAACTGGGCGGGTAGCGTCTACAACCTGGTCACGAAGCGCGCGGTCGCCCACGAGAACGCCGTCGTGGAGTGGGTCGACGGCAACATCGGGTCCAAGGTCACGATGAAGTACCCCGCCGTGGTGCTCGCCGGACGGAAGGCGCACGGAGAGGTGCTGTCCCTCGCGATGGCCAACCGCGGCCAGCACCAGGACACGGGAGCCAAGATGACCCACGCGGCTCCCGAGACGTCGTCCACGATCATCTCGAAGTCCATCTCGAAGGACGGGGGCCGGACGTCGTACCGCGGCCTCGTGAAGGTCGAGGAGGGCGCCTACAAGAGCCGGTCGAACGTGGTCTGCGACGCGCTCCTGATCGACGACGAATCGATCTCGGACACCTACCCCTACATGGACATCCGCGAGGAGGACGTCTCCATCGGCCACGAGGCCACCGTGGCCCGCATCGGCGACGACCAGATGTTCTACCTGCAGAGCCGCGGGATCCCCGAGGCCGAGGCGGCCGCGATGATCGTGCGCGGGTTCATCGAGCCGATCGCCAAGTCGCTCCCTATGGAGTACGCGGTCGAGTTGAACCGGTTGATCGAGCTCGAGATGGAAGGCTCGGTCGGCTAGCACCCGACGGTTCCCGATCACCCCCAGGACCGGCC contains the following coding sequences:
- the sufB gene encoding Fe-S cluster assembly protein SufB, encoding MAKTPLEIDPQGSYEQRWGWHDPENYVFKPSKGIDQTKVEEISFMKSEPKWMRDFRLKSFERYVRRPMPNWGADLSGIDFDDIYYFLRATDKPGRTWDEVPADIKNTFDRLGIPEAEREYLAGVSAQYESESVYHSVQESLTKQGVIFMDMDSAIREVPELVQRYWATVIPPNDNKLAALNSAVWSGGSFIYVPPGVKVDVPLQAYFRINAENMGQFERTLIIADEGSYVHYVEGCTAPAYTSASLHSAVVELIALPHSRIRYTTIQNWAGSVYNLVTKRAVAHENAVVEWVDGNIGSKVTMKYPAVVLAGRKAHGEVLSLAMANRGQHQDTGAKMTHAAPETSSTIISKSISKDGGRTSYRGLVKVEEGAYKSRSNVVCDALLIDDESISDTYPYMDIREEDVSIGHEATVARIGDDQMFYLQSRGIPEAEAAAMIVRGFIEPIAKSLPMEYAVELNRLIELEMEGSVG